One Fundulus heteroclitus isolate FHET01 chromosome 1, MU-UCD_Fhet_4.1, whole genome shotgun sequence genomic window carries:
- the atp5f1e gene encoding ATP synthase subunit epsilon, mitochondrial encodes MSNDTITQPPDLSLKYGAVKMVAYWRQAGLSYIRFSAICASVVRAALKPQFKTEALKAAEANVKILKPKTA; translated from the exons ATGTCAAATGACACCATCACGCAGCCTCCCGACCTGTCCTTGAAGTACGGAGCAGTCAAAATGGTCGCATACTGGAGACAGGCTGGCCTGAG CTACATCCGCTTCTCCGCCATCTGCGCCAGTGTTGTGCGGGCTGCGCTGAAGCCGCAGTTCAAAACCGAGGCGCTGAAGGCCGCAGAAGCCAACGTCAAAATCCTCAAGCCCAAGACGGCAT ga